The following are encoded together in the Bradyrhizobium genosp. L genome:
- a CDS encoding GNAT family acetyltransferase, whose product MPSLSIAPIADADVAGVVALWRACGLTRPWNDPAADIALARRGPNSAVLVGRDAGAIVATAMVGHDGHRGWVYYVAVDPERQGKGLGRSIMAAVEDWLRAAGVPKLQLLVRRENANAGKFYETLGYEESSSVMLAKWLDGREATQ is encoded by the coding sequence ATGCCCTCCCTCTCGATCGCTCCGATCGCCGATGCCGACGTCGCCGGTGTCGTCGCGCTGTGGCGGGCTTGCGGCCTGACGCGGCCCTGGAACGATCCCGCAGCCGACATCGCGCTGGCGCGGCGCGGACCGAATTCGGCCGTGCTGGTCGGGCGCGACGCCGGCGCGATCGTCGCAACCGCGATGGTCGGCCATGACGGCCACCGCGGCTGGGTCTACTACGTCGCGGTCGATCCGGAACGGCAAGGCAAGGGCCTCGGCCGCAGCATCATGGCAGCCGTGGAAGACTGGCTGCGCGCAGCCGGCGTGCCGAAGCTGCAATTGCTGGTCCGCCGCGAGAACGCCAACGCCGGCAAATTCTACGAGACGCTGGGTTACGAGGAATCAAGCTCGGTGATGTTGGCCAAATGGCTCGACGGCCGCGAAGCGACGCAGTGA
- a CDS encoding FAD-binding oxidoreductase, whose protein sequence is MNIAKPAVPPLPPELIEKFRAIVGEKYAVTDAADIAPYVTEERDLYHGRSPLVLRPASTAEVAAICRLATEHRIALVPQGGNTGLVGGQTPHNGEVVVSMRRLDKIRDVDAESNTMTCEAGVVLQIAQQKAAEVDRLFPLSLGAEGSCTIGGNLSTNAGGTAALAYGVAREMALGVEVVLADGRILNALSKLKKDNTGYDLRNLFIGAEGTLGIITAATLKLFPKPRAIETAYVGLQSPAAALKLLSIARNEAAGALTSFELLADIAVDFSLRHGIDIRDPLTSKYPWYVLMELSSSRDDARDTLEAILTQGMENGIVDDAVIAANLSQRQAFWKLRDEMSAAQKPEGGSIKHDISVPVAAVPAFIEEANAAVVKLIPGARPVPFGHLGDGNIHYNVSQPVGADAADFLARWHDVNAVVFEIVLRLGGSISAEHGIGVLKRDELPDVKDAVAIALMRQIKAAFDPLGIMNPGKVL, encoded by the coding sequence ATGAACATCGCAAAGCCTGCCGTGCCGCCGCTTCCGCCCGAGCTGATCGAAAAATTCCGCGCCATCGTCGGTGAGAAATACGCGGTCACCGACGCCGCCGACATCGCGCCTTACGTCACCGAGGAGCGCGATCTGTATCACGGCCGCTCGCCGCTGGTGCTGCGCCCGGCCTCGACCGCGGAAGTCGCCGCGATCTGCCGGCTCGCGACCGAGCACCGCATCGCGCTGGTGCCGCAGGGCGGCAACACCGGTCTGGTCGGCGGCCAGACGCCGCACAATGGCGAGGTGGTGGTCTCGATGCGGCGTCTGGACAAGATCCGTGACGTCGATGCCGAGTCCAACACCATGACCTGCGAGGCCGGCGTGGTGCTGCAAATCGCCCAGCAGAAGGCCGCCGAGGTCGACCGCCTGTTCCCGCTGTCGCTCGGCGCCGAGGGCAGCTGCACGATCGGCGGCAACCTCTCGACCAATGCCGGCGGCACCGCGGCGCTCGCCTATGGCGTGGCGCGCGAGATGGCGCTCGGGGTCGAGGTGGTATTGGCCGATGGCCGCATCCTCAACGCGCTGTCGAAGCTGAAAAAGGACAACACCGGCTACGATCTGCGCAACCTCTTCATCGGCGCCGAGGGCACGCTCGGCATCATCACCGCGGCGACGCTAAAACTGTTTCCGAAGCCGCGCGCGATCGAGACCGCCTATGTCGGGCTGCAATCGCCGGCCGCGGCACTGAAACTGCTGTCGATCGCGCGCAACGAGGCGGCGGGCGCGCTGACCAGCTTCGAGTTGCTCGCCGACATCGCGGTCGATTTTTCGCTCCGCCACGGCATCGACATCCGCGATCCGCTCACGAGCAAATACCCCTGGTACGTGCTGATGGAGCTGTCGTCGTCGCGCGACGATGCGCGTGACACGCTGGAGGCGATCCTCACCCAGGGTATGGAAAACGGCATCGTCGACGACGCCGTGATCGCGGCGAATTTGAGCCAGCGCCAGGCGTTCTGGAAGCTGCGCGACGAGATGTCGGCCGCGCAGAAGCCGGAAGGCGGCTCGATCAAGCACGACATCTCGGTGCCGGTCGCCGCCGTCCCCGCCTTCATCGAAGAGGCCAATGCCGCCGTGGTGAAGCTGATCCCGGGCGCACGACCGGTGCCGTTCGGCCATCTCGGCGACGGCAACATCCATTACAACGTCTCGCAGCCGGTCGGCGCCGACGCGGCCGACTTCCTGGCACGCTGGCACGACGTCAATGCGGTGGTGTTCGAGATCGTGCTGCGGTTGGGCGGTTCGATCTCAGCCGAGCACGGCATCGGCGTATTGAAGCGCGACGAACTGCCCGACGTGAAGGACGCGGTCGCGATCGCGCTGATGCGGCAGATCAAGGCGGCGTTCGATCCGCTCGGCATCATGAACCCGGGCAAAGTGCTGTGA
- a CDS encoding L-threonylcarbamoyladenylate synthase, giving the protein MDTGLKTHVLPAGAAATATAAGVLAEGGLVAFPTETVYGLGADAGNAAAIARLYQAKGRPAFNPLIAHVADLAAARRIALFDGQALRLAEAFWPGPLTLVLPKALSCPVAELATAGLDTVAIRVPAHKVARDIIKTFGGAVVAPSANLSGHVSPTTAEHVNGDLDGRIDLIIDGGPVDVGVESTIVGCFSDPVLLRPGGLTREEIERVLGHPLQSPPPDAESDGQPVAPGMLASHYAPRTPVRLNASDVHVGEALLAFGPAKIARSECASVVMNLSERGDLAEAAANLFGYLRSLDKRNADGIAVVPIPEDGLGEAINDRLRRAAVGRG; this is encoded by the coding sequence GTGGATACAGGCCTGAAAACCCACGTTTTGCCCGCCGGCGCCGCCGCCACCGCAACCGCCGCCGGTGTCCTGGCCGAGGGGGGCCTGGTCGCATTCCCGACCGAGACGGTTTATGGCCTCGGCGCAGATGCCGGCAATGCCGCGGCGATCGCCCGCCTCTATCAGGCCAAGGGCCGGCCGGCATTCAATCCGCTGATCGCCCATGTCGCCGATCTCGCTGCCGCGCGCCGGATCGCGCTGTTCGACGGCCAGGCGCTGCGGCTGGCGGAGGCGTTCTGGCCGGGACCGCTGACCCTGGTGCTGCCCAAGGCGCTGTCCTGCCCGGTGGCGGAGCTCGCCACCGCGGGCCTCGACACGGTCGCGATCCGCGTCCCCGCCCACAAGGTCGCGCGCGACATCATCAAGACCTTTGGCGGCGCCGTGGTGGCGCCTTCGGCCAATTTGTCCGGCCACGTCTCGCCGACCACGGCCGAGCACGTCAACGGCGATCTCGACGGCCGTATCGACCTGATCATCGACGGCGGCCCGGTCGATGTCGGCGTCGAATCGACCATCGTCGGCTGCTTCTCCGACCCGGTGCTGCTGCGGCCAGGCGGGCTGACCCGCGAGGAGATCGAGCGCGTGCTCGGCCATCCCTTGCAATCGCCGCCGCCGGACGCCGAAAGCGACGGCCAGCCGGTCGCGCCGGGCATGCTGGCTTCGCACTACGCGCCACGCACGCCGGTCAGGCTCAATGCCAGCGACGTCCATGTCGGCGAGGCGCTGCTGGCGTTCGGGCCGGCCAAGATCGCGCGCAGCGAATGCGCCTCCGTCGTGATGAACCTGTCGGAACGCGGCGATCTCGCCGAGGCCGCCGCCAATCTGTTCGGCTACCTGCGCAGCCTCGACAAGCGAAACGCCGATGGAATCGCCGTCGTGCCGATCCCCGAGGACGGGCTCGGCGAAGCCATCAACGACCGGCTGCGCCGTGCCGCGGTCGGGCGAGGTTAG
- a CDS encoding right-handed parallel beta-helix repeat-containing protein yields MQLRFAFFLLGLVAFCVDVGTARAQSAYVATNGSDSNSCVTTATPCKSLAVALEAVAGGGTIFCLNSSSDVYPLFISKSVTIDCAANNFFLQNFPGNFGIQIAVNQSDGLSTVVLRGLVISSTNNASPGIKIVAAKNVIIENSKIQEQNAQGILDVRTAPSKLLIKDTTVNSNVGPGIVIAGPAGNAAVLDHVTSNGNSYGLAVAAGNSVTATHSNFSGNSVAGIVGDGGSQVVVDNSTVSNNATGVSGASSVRLYNNTISFNTTATSGATGSFGGNRFSGNGSAGTPLTPLGSASTDFGQQ; encoded by the coding sequence ATGCAGTTGCGATTTGCTTTCTTTCTTCTTGGCCTGGTTGCGTTCTGCGTCGATGTCGGTACTGCCCGCGCGCAAAGCGCCTACGTCGCGACGAACGGCAGCGATAGCAACAGTTGTGTGACCACGGCTACGCCGTGCAAATCCCTTGCCGTCGCGCTCGAGGCGGTCGCCGGCGGCGGAACGATTTTCTGTCTGAATTCGAGTTCCGACGTGTACCCACTGTTTATCTCGAAATCCGTGACGATCGACTGCGCCGCCAACAACTTCTTTTTGCAAAACTTTCCCGGGAATTTCGGAATACAAATTGCCGTCAATCAGAGCGACGGCCTGTCAACGGTCGTGCTGCGCGGCTTGGTGATCTCCAGCACGAACAACGCTAGCCCAGGTATCAAGATCGTCGCGGCAAAAAATGTGATCATCGAGAACTCGAAAATCCAGGAGCAAAACGCTCAAGGAATTCTGGATGTCCGGACAGCACCGAGCAAGCTGCTTATCAAGGATACGACGGTAAACAGCAACGTAGGTCCCGGCATCGTCATTGCCGGCCCCGCTGGCAATGCCGCAGTTCTGGATCATGTGACGTCGAACGGAAACAGCTACGGTCTTGCGGTCGCCGCAGGCAACAGCGTCACCGCGACACACTCGAATTTCTCCGGCAATTCGGTCGCCGGCATCGTGGGCGATGGCGGCTCGCAGGTCGTCGTCGACAATTCGACCGTCAGCAACAATGCGACCGGCGTCTCCGGCGCATCGTCGGTACGGCTTTACAACAATACGATCTCCTTCAACACAACAGCCACATCGGGCGCGACCGGCTCATTCGGAGGTAATCGTTTTTCAGGCAATGGCTCTGCCGGGACCCCTTTGACCCCCCTCGGCTCTGCATCCACCGACTTCGGTCAACAGTAG
- a CDS encoding EAL domain-containing protein has translation MFGLAGHLAATRFIHGQQTEHLGELTEVVLRRAEFAVDDAAASLDDLVGRGLTSCDTGSLQSVRLHIYQRSAVKDVRVANADGSVICSAYSETLEFDKGWVSRGDMLPAQDPKLSLFRVEQFGSNALGLLRDIDRSRAMVAILAINGSIVDIMPAELRASSKVALALTNTQELDSFALDADRPLRSPQQFDRTSTRYPLRATIDVESAALSSWNAGAYWPALMVSILLGLAFGGLLVRSRRTEGPLADLDRGLARGEFKPYFQPIFDLASGRIVGCEVLARWLRDDGSVVPPMKFIPLAESSGRIETLTWQLLELALSDLQAVLRADKEFKLSFNVVPKHLLRTGFVDRLRHTVSAAKVSARQIVIEVTERDELDDFAHAAAVVGELRSYGFRVAIDDVGVGHSGLSRMKGLGANIIKIDKFFVDTITIDASTAPIVEMLVALAEGLQMTVVAEGIESDEQIRALTACGVKQGQGYVVAAPLPVAKFLGLIETERLRSTDVESAPALVA, from the coding sequence GTGTTTGGATTGGCCGGGCATCTGGCCGCCACGCGCTTCATCCACGGACAGCAGACCGAGCATCTCGGCGAGTTGACCGAGGTCGTGCTTCGCCGCGCCGAATTCGCGGTCGATGATGCCGCCGCCAGCCTCGACGACCTGGTCGGCCGTGGATTGACGAGCTGCGACACCGGATCGTTGCAATCAGTCCGGTTGCACATCTATCAACGCTCCGCAGTCAAGGACGTGCGCGTCGCCAACGCCGACGGTTCGGTGATCTGCTCGGCCTATTCGGAGACGCTGGAGTTCGACAAGGGCTGGGTCAGCCGCGGCGACATGTTGCCCGCGCAGGACCCGAAGCTGTCGCTGTTTCGGGTCGAGCAATTCGGCAGCAATGCGCTCGGCCTGCTGCGCGATATCGATCGATCCAGGGCGATGGTCGCGATCCTTGCGATCAATGGCAGCATCGTCGATATCATGCCCGCCGAACTGCGCGCCTCCAGCAAGGTCGCGCTCGCGCTGACCAATACGCAGGAGCTCGACAGCTTCGCGCTGGATGCCGACCGGCCGCTCCGTTCCCCGCAGCAGTTCGACCGAACCTCGACACGCTATCCGCTTCGCGCCACGATCGACGTCGAGAGTGCGGCATTGTCGAGCTGGAACGCCGGAGCGTATTGGCCCGCGCTGATGGTTTCTATCCTGCTTGGCCTTGCGTTCGGCGGCCTGCTGGTCCGCTCGCGCCGCACGGAAGGGCCGCTCGCCGATCTCGATCGTGGGCTTGCCCGTGGCGAGTTCAAGCCGTACTTCCAGCCGATCTTCGATCTGGCCAGCGGACGGATCGTCGGCTGCGAGGTGCTGGCGCGGTGGCTGCGTGACGACGGTTCGGTGGTGCCGCCGATGAAATTCATCCCGCTGGCCGAATCCAGCGGGCGCATCGAGACCCTGACCTGGCAGTTGCTCGAACTGGCGCTCTCCGATCTCCAGGCGGTGCTCCGGGCCGACAAGGAGTTCAAGCTCTCCTTCAACGTCGTGCCGAAGCATCTGTTGCGCACCGGCTTCGTCGATCGCCTGCGCCACACCGTCTCGGCCGCGAAAGTGTCCGCCCGCCAGATCGTGATCGAGGTGACCGAACGCGACGAACTCGACGATTTCGCGCATGCCGCCGCGGTGGTCGGCGAGCTGCGCAGCTACGGCTTTCGCGTCGCCATCGACGACGTCGGCGTCGGCCACAGCGGCCTGTCGCGCATGAAGGGGCTGGGTGCCAACATCATCAAGATCGACAAGTTCTTCGTCGACACCATCACGATCGACGCGTCGACCGCGCCGATCGTCGAGATGCTGGTTGCGCTGGCCGAGGGCCTGCAGATGACGGTGGTTGCCGAAGGCATCGAGTCCGACGAACAGATCCGCGCCTTGACCGCCTGCGGCGTCAAGCAGGGCCAGGGCTATGTCGTCGCGGCGCCGCTGCCGGTCGCAAAATTCCTCGGACTGATCGAGACCGAGCGGCTGCGGAGCACGGACGTCGAGAGCGCGCCCGCGCTGGTCGCCTGA
- a CDS encoding HlyD family secretion protein, giving the protein MSSVDSKSKPPAPDVNQEVPWSPDRIAGTPATQSGGRRGVAMLVTLAAVLVAIVLGWAMWGAYMLAPWTRDGTVRAYVVTVAPEVAGNITALPVADNQYVRKGDLLLQIDPRNYKIAVQQAEASLQQAQANLQNVVSQLDVQQAQITASEAQVEQAQAALTYAKQQAERYQELVERNAGTLQNAQQTDSQLRQQEAGLANAQATLKQAKLRIDSLNAQRASAEASVAQATAQLDQAKLNLERTELHAPVNGWVTNLLARAGNFAAAEHSVISIVDADSFWVDAYFEETNLSSIQIGDAARLKLMGYHDMVQGHVGSIARAINVGNAQPNGQGVATVNPIFTWVRLAQRIPVRIQIDQVPSGVVLAAGMTATVQIEPRSAGR; this is encoded by the coding sequence ATGTCATCCGTTGATAGCAAATCGAAACCGCCGGCACCGGACGTCAATCAGGAGGTGCCGTGGTCGCCCGACCGCATCGCCGGCACGCCCGCCACTCAGTCTGGCGGTCGGCGCGGAGTAGCGATGCTGGTCACGCTCGCTGCCGTCCTGGTCGCCATCGTGCTGGGCTGGGCGATGTGGGGCGCCTACATGCTGGCGCCCTGGACCCGCGACGGCACCGTGCGCGCCTATGTCGTTACCGTCGCGCCGGAGGTCGCCGGCAACATCACGGCACTTCCGGTCGCCGACAACCAGTATGTCCGCAAGGGCGATCTGCTGTTGCAGATCGATCCGCGCAACTACAAGATCGCGGTCCAGCAAGCCGAGGCGTCGCTGCAGCAGGCGCAGGCCAATCTGCAGAACGTCGTATCGCAGCTCGACGTGCAACAGGCGCAGATTACCGCGAGCGAGGCCCAGGTCGAGCAGGCACAGGCGGCGCTGACCTATGCCAAGCAGCAGGCCGAACGCTATCAGGAGCTGGTGGAGCGCAACGCCGGCACGCTGCAGAACGCGCAGCAGACCGACTCCCAGCTGCGCCAGCAGGAAGCCGGGCTCGCCAACGCGCAGGCGACGCTGAAGCAAGCCAAGCTGCGGATCGATTCCCTCAACGCCCAGCGTGCAAGCGCCGAGGCGAGCGTCGCGCAAGCGACCGCGCAGCTCGACCAGGCCAAGCTCAATCTGGAGCGCACCGAGCTCCATGCGCCGGTCAATGGCTGGGTCACCAACCTGCTGGCGCGCGCCGGCAATTTCGCCGCCGCGGAGCACAGCGTGATTTCGATCGTCGACGCCGATTCCTTTTGGGTCGACGCCTATTTCGAGGAGACCAATCTCTCCAGCATCCAGATCGGCGACGCGGCCCGCCTGAAGCTGATGGGCTATCACGACATGGTCCAGGGCCATGTCGGCAGCATCGCGCGCGCCATCAATGTCGGCAACGCGCAGCCGAACGGCCAGGGCGTCGCCACCGTCAACCCGATCTTCACCTGGGTGCGGCTCGCCCAGCGCATTCCGGTGCGCATCCAGATCGATCAGGTGCCGTCGGGTGTCGTGCTCGCGGCCGGCATGACCGCGACCGTGCAGATCGAGCCGCGCAGCGCCGGGCGCTGA
- a CDS encoding DUF1656 domain-containing protein, whose protein sequence is MKFAEIDLFGVYVAPFAVIMLVAWIATIVLRRIADRYGLLRHVWHPPLFVGALYVIVLSSIVLVIAR, encoded by the coding sequence ATGAAATTCGCCGAAATCGACCTGTTCGGAGTCTATGTCGCGCCGTTTGCGGTGATCATGCTGGTCGCATGGATTGCCACGATCGTGCTGCGCCGGATCGCCGACCGCTACGGCCTGCTGCGCCATGTCTGGCACCCGCCGTTGTTCGTCGGCGCCCTCTACGTCATTGTGCTGTCGTCCATCGTCCTCGTCATCGCACGCTGA
- a CDS encoding FUSC family protein: MTEVVRDMGEPPPRGLRALAPDRLLGAIWALRFPIRYGVQLWLSVCAALFVAFWLQLDQPYWAGTSAAVSCLPQLGAGLRKGWFRALGTLVGAVVSLVLAAFLAQDRILFLTALAAWGGICAFVTTLLSNHAAYSAGLAGYTVAIIAGGALGSVGGVNANAVFPLALSRGSEIMIGIFCAGVVGVLTDTGDAPRRLAKAIAAVAARVMDGFIDTLARGGTPLPDMRPLRRDLIRQVGALDPVIDQSAGESSQIRSYAALLQRTMDGLFGGLVGWRAVGNHLDHLPAEQARQQAQLVLGLLRPDPSAPVESADPQRWVTDPDALQRRYQRGVRRLVELEADSPSQRLLADKTAEVLVSMMHAMTGLTLVVYPGRPGPVRTKWRLRVADYLPALVNGARAFATIAIMALLWVVTGWPNGVGALTFAMINIILRGPQAEAAYAGTLAFTAGVVVDLALASIITFAVLPALPTSFLTLSLVIGACLVPLGMLAVLAKKPWQIGMVGAMTLLFVPLLSPTNPMSYNTAAFYNSTLSTVVGCFAGAYGFGLMPPLSQAYRARRLLRLTLRDLRRLAGGRTHLDWNGHVLGRLTAMPAAATPLQRAWLLAALSVGAEIIQLREIISRLGLDAELVPALTAIARGDSMAAIAQLGRFDAMLAEAAARGDTTQTNLRVRGSIVVLSEALTQHRDYFDGALQ; the protein is encoded by the coding sequence ATGACGGAAGTGGTCCGGGATATGGGTGAACCGCCGCCGCGCGGCCTGCGCGCACTCGCGCCGGACCGGCTGCTCGGTGCGATCTGGGCGCTGCGATTCCCGATCCGCTACGGCGTCCAGCTGTGGCTCTCGGTCTGCGCCGCGCTGTTCGTGGCGTTCTGGCTGCAGCTCGATCAGCCCTATTGGGCGGGCACGTCGGCGGCGGTGAGCTGCCTGCCGCAACTCGGTGCCGGACTGCGCAAAGGCTGGTTTCGCGCGCTCGGCACGCTGGTTGGCGCCGTGGTGAGCCTGGTGCTGGCCGCCTTCCTTGCCCAGGATCGTATCCTGTTCCTCACCGCATTGGCGGCCTGGGGCGGGATCTGCGCATTCGTCACCACGCTGCTCAGCAATCACGCCGCCTACAGCGCCGGCCTCGCCGGCTATACCGTCGCGATCATCGCCGGCGGCGCGCTCGGCAGCGTCGGCGGCGTCAATGCGAACGCCGTCTTTCCGCTTGCGCTTTCGCGCGGCAGCGAAATCATGATCGGTATCTTCTGCGCCGGCGTCGTCGGCGTCCTGACCGACACCGGCGACGCGCCGCGCCGGCTGGCCAAGGCGATCGCCGCCGTGGCGGCCAGGGTGATGGACGGCTTCATCGATACGCTGGCGCGCGGTGGCACCCCGCTGCCGGATATGCGGCCGCTCCGGCGCGATCTGATCAGACAGGTCGGCGCGCTCGATCCGGTGATCGATCAATCGGCCGGCGAATCCTCGCAGATCCGCTCCTATGCGGCGCTGCTGCAGCGGACCATGGACGGATTGTTCGGCGGCCTGGTCGGCTGGCGCGCCGTCGGCAACCACCTCGATCACCTTCCGGCAGAGCAGGCGCGGCAACAGGCGCAACTGGTGCTGGGTTTGCTCCGTCCCGACCCGTCGGCGCCGGTGGAATCCGCCGACCCGCAGCGCTGGGTCACCGACCCCGACGCGCTGCAGCGCAGATACCAGCGCGGCGTGCGGCGGCTGGTCGAGCTCGAGGCCGACAGCCCGTCGCAACGGCTGCTCGCCGACAAGACGGCGGAGGTCCTGGTCAGCATGATGCATGCCATGACCGGGCTGACGCTGGTGGTGTATCCGGGACGGCCGGGTCCGGTGCGCACGAAATGGCGACTGCGGGTCGCCGATTATCTGCCGGCGCTGGTCAACGGCGCACGCGCCTTTGCCACCATCGCCATCATGGCGCTGCTCTGGGTGGTGACGGGGTGGCCGAACGGCGTCGGCGCCCTGACCTTCGCCATGATCAACATCATCCTGCGCGGACCGCAGGCCGAGGCGGCCTATGCCGGCACGCTGGCCTTCACCGCCGGCGTCGTGGTCGATCTCGCCCTCGCCTCGATCATCACCTTTGCCGTGCTTCCGGCGCTGCCGACCAGCTTCCTGACGCTCAGCCTCGTGATCGGCGCCTGCCTCGTCCCGCTCGGCATGCTGGCGGTGCTGGCGAAGAAGCCCTGGCAGATCGGCATGGTCGGCGCCATGACGCTGCTGTTCGTCCCGCTGCTCTCGCCGACCAATCCGATGAGCTACAACACCGCGGCGTTCTACAATTCGACGCTCTCGACCGTGGTCGGCTGCTTCGCCGGCGCCTATGGCTTCGGCCTGATGCCGCCGCTGTCGCAGGCCTATCGGGCGCGCCGCCTGTTGCGGCTGACCTTGCGCGATCTGCGCCGTCTCGCCGGCGGTCGAACCCATCTCGACTGGAACGGCCATGTGCTGGGACGGCTGACCGCGATGCCCGCCGCCGCGACGCCGCTGCAGCGCGCCTGGCTGCTCGCCGCGCTCTCGGTCGGCGCCGAGATCATCCAGCTGCGCGAGATCATCAGCCGGCTCGGGCTCGACGCCGAACTCGTGCCGGCATTGACTGCGATCGCCCGCGGCGACAGCATGGCGGCCATCGCGCAACTCGGCCGTTTCGACGCAATGCTGGCGGAAGCGGCCGCGCGTGGAGACACGACGCAGACCAATCTGCGCGTCCGCGGCAGCATCGTCGTGCTATCGGAAGCGCTGACGCAGCATCGCGACTATTTCGACGGAGCCCTGCAATGA